The following are encoded together in the Humulus lupulus chromosome 5, drHumLupu1.1, whole genome shotgun sequence genome:
- the LOC133777878 gene encoding probable ADP-ribosylation factor GTPase-activating protein AGD8, whose protein sequence is MASDAFTDRDAVFKKLKSKSDNKICFDCNSKNTSWASVTYGIFLCIDCSAAHRNLGVHISFVRSTNLDSWTSEQLKMMSFGGNNRAHVFFKQHGWTDGGKIEAKYTSRAADLYRQLLSKEVAKSMADEAGLPSSPVASQSGQASNGLSNIKISEAPKENSLGKQEPPEVSVSPKVSHTVVSTVKKPLGARKTGKTGGLGARKLTTKPNENLYDQKPEEPVAPVSTSSNTTPTAGSSFASRFEYVESVPSAETNSSGAHVISHVLPPKASSFFADFGMDSGFSKKASSNSSKVQVQETDEARKKFSNAKSISSAQFFGDQAKADADSQVSLQKFSGSSAISSADLFGNGSDNSALDITTSDLINRISFQAQQDISSLKNIAGETGKKLSSLASTLITDFQDRIL, encoded by the exons ATGGCGTCCGATGCTTTCACTGATAGGGATGCTGTTTTCAAAAAGCTGAAATCAAAGTCTGATAACAAG ATTTGTTTCGACTGTAACTCAAAGAACACGAGTTGGGCATCGGTTACTTATGGCATATTCCTCTGCATTGATTGCTCCGCTGCTCATCGGAATCTAGGTGTTCATATCAGCTTCGTTAG GTCAACAAATTTAGACTCATGGACTTCTGAGCAGTTGAAAATGATGAGTTTTGGAGGAAACAATCGCGCACATGTTTTTTTTAAGCAGCATGGGTGGACTGACGGTGGCAAAATTGAGGCTAAGTATACATCAAGAGCTGCTGATTTATACAGGCAGCTACTTTCAAAAGAAGTTGCTAAAAGTATGGCAGATGAGGCAGGCTTACCTTCATCGCCTGTTGCTTCTCAATCAGGACAAGCATCTAATGGACTTTCCAACATTAAGATTAGTGAAGCTCCAAAAGAAAACTCCTTAGGAAAGCAGGAGCCACCTGAGGTTTCTGTCTCACCAAAAGTTTCTCATACAGTTGTTAGTACTGTGAAGAAGCCTCTTGGTGCCAGAAAAACTGGGAAGACTGGGGGTCTTGGTGCTCGAAAACTTACTACAAAG CCAAATGAAAATCTTTACGATCAGAAGCCAGAAGAGCCTGTTGCTCCTGTTTCCACTTCAAGTAACACCACCCCTACTGCAGGATCATCTTTTGCGTCTCGGTTTGAGTATGTAGAAAGTGTTCCATCTGCTGAGACAAATTCTAGTGGTGCCCATGTCATTAGTCATGTTCTTCCACCAAAAGCATCAAGCTTTTTTGCAGATTTTGGTATGGATAGTGGCTTTTCCAAGAAAGCTAGTTCAAACTCTTCGAAAGTGCAA GTTCAGGAAACTGATGAAGCAAGAAAGAAGTTTTCAAATGCAAAATCAATTTCATCTGCCCAATTTTTTGGAGATCAGGCCAAAGCTGATGCTGATAGTCAAGTCTCCTTGCAGAAGTTTTCA GGATCATCTGCCATATCTAGTGCTGATCTTTTTGGTAACGGCTCAGATAATTCTGCACTTGATATTACTACAAGTGATCTCATCAATCGTATATCTTTCCAG GCGCAACAGGATATATCATCTCTTAAAAACATTGCTGGTGAGACTGGGAAGAAGCTTAGCTCCTTGGCATCCACTTTAATTACAGATTTTCAGGACAGAATCCTGTGA